The Bdellovibrio bacteriovorus nucleotide sequence GGAGACTCGCTCTTCTGTTATGGATGCGCCTTCGGTTCAAAAAGAAGAACCAAAGCCTGCACCGATTGCGGAAGAACCAGTTCGTCCTCAGGTTCCGACGACACCTTCCCAATATGCGGCATTAAACGAGGCTATTAAATCGCAAAGTGATGAAAAGATTTATCAGGCAGCGACCCAGATCCTCACTCAGTCTCCGAATGATGCTAAGGCTTTGAATGCTTTGGCGATGTATCACTATAAGCGCGGTCGTTACGATCTTTGCCGCTACTTGCTTTCTAAAGCCATTAGCTCAAGCCCGAAAATGGCAGAGCTTCATTCGAACTTAGGTATCGTACAGCTGGCACAAGGTGAAAGAAGAGACGCCATCAAATCTTTCCGTAAGGCTTTGGATATCAATAACGACGAAGCAGTCGCCGCAGCCAACCTCGGCGCAATCTATGTGCAAGAGAAGGACTATGGCAAAGCGCAAGTCGTTCTTGAGACGGCGTACAAACGTGGCGTGCGTGATCCGCGTGTATTGAATAATTATGCGATCGCATTATCAGCTCATCGCAAGTATGACAAAGCTGCAGATCTTTATGCGCAGATTTTGAAAGACAACGGCAATAACAAAGAAGCTCTCTATAATTATGCAACACTGCTAGTGGAAAATATGGGCAAGTATCAAGAGGGACTGGACGTCATTAACAGACTAAAGTTTGTAGGTGGGCCTTCAGATACTCGGAATAAAATTATTGCTTTGGAAAATAAGGCGAAAGCTGGTTTAAAATAGGTGAAGGTGGAAACTATGTTGCGATTGGTTAAACAACTTACTGTAATGGTGGCAATGATCTTGGCTTTTGACGTGAGCTTTGCCCAATCAACCAGTCGTTCATCCACTACAACCACGACAACGACGACGGTTAAAAAAGAAAGAAAGGCGACGCTGAACTTCGAAGACGAATTGATCGAAGGTTCTACGCAAAAGCCGGATCTTTTCTATCTCTTCCAAAAGAAGAATTTTAACTACAAAAGATTGATTAAGCTTAGAGAAAACTTTTTACCCGAGATGAGACGTACAACAGAAGATATTCAGCGGGTTCGGGGTGGTAATTGAGAGCGCCTTTAATATTTAGAATTTTCAAAAACAATCAGCTCGTCGGTGTTAAGCAGTTTGATCAAGATCAGATCGTGATCGGTCATAACGCCGAAGTGCATTTGGATTTAGACGGTGACGGAGTTTCTCCGATTCACTGTTTGATTGAGTTGCGCGACAGCGGTTACTACGTCTGTGACTTAGGTTCTTTTTCTGGAACATTTAAAAATGGTCAGGCGGTCTTAGATGAAGCCGTCAGTTCCGGTGATGAAATCGAGGTCGGTCCTTTCAAAATTGCATTCTTCGTTGGAGTTCCGAAACCAAAAGTGACTCCGGGGCAAGCCGTGACGGCAGCGCCGGTGATCCCCGAGGCTCCGCCCGTGAAGGTTGAAAAACCTGCGGCAGCACCAATGCCTCCGGCGGCGGTTGTAAAAACAGAAGAAATCAAAGTTGCTCCGCCGGTAATTCCAGTGGAAGCACCTAAAGTGGAAGAAAAGCCGGTTATTACGGCTGCTCCGGTGAAACCAGAAATTCGCCGTGAACGCACTTCGTATAAGAAACTTAA carries:
- a CDS encoding tetratricopeptide repeat protein — translated: ETRSSVMDAPSVQKEEPKPAPIAEEPVRPQVPTTPSQYAALNEAIKSQSDEKIYQAATQILTQSPNDAKALNALAMYHYKRGRYDLCRYLLSKAISSSPKMAELHSNLGIVQLAQGERRDAIKSFRKALDINNDEAVAAANLGAIYVQEKDYGKAQVVLETAYKRGVRDPRVLNNYAIALSAHRKYDKAADLYAQILKDNGNNKEALYNYATLLVENMGKYQEGLDVINRLKFVGGPSDTRNKIIALENKAKAGLK